In Ctenopharyngodon idella isolate HZGC_01 chromosome 2, HZGC01, whole genome shotgun sequence, the following are encoded in one genomic region:
- the LOC127496591 gene encoding midnolin-like, whose protein sequence is MERNTEARSCSRSRCPDLLHSDTSMKVSINSTTGTRFELSVPPEETVDGLKRRLAEKLRVPKERLLLLHRDARLSSGKLLDFGVVDGSRLTLMPTVEAGLMSQSWRPEQSVLQALESLTDAQVSDFLSGRSPLTLALRVGDHMMFVQLQLAAQQSVGQPSVSRGPAGTNHIHQPDAQHSTGPAPPSPPVSHAHCGQSPAPAPPRFQAEGSTQSPRQRCKPGAVIESLVNHAPGVFSGTFSGTLHPNCQDGSGRPRRDITTILQILNDLLSATRHYQGTPPTLAHLRCQTPCPPAAPCSPPPSPTSDGQQHRHLRRPSGERLRQTENKATRCKVEQLRLLLRQRRLRRKARRDTRGPYHWLTERKAARSHSNSSLSSDGSLDLDFEEPVWKPDVSSDMNTEFVVA, encoded by the exons ATGGAGCGGAACACCGAGGCGCGGAGTTGCAGCAGGTCCCGGTGTCCGGATCTCCTCCACAGCGACACATCCATGAAGGTATCGATCAACTCCACGACAGGAACCCGCTTTGAGCTGTCCGTTCCCCCGGAGGAGACCGTGGACGGGCTGAAGAGGAGACTGGCGGAGAAACTCCGGGTCCCCAAAGAGcgactgctgctgctgcaccgAGACGC GAGGTTAAGCTCAGGAAAACTGCTGGATTTCGGTGTGGTTGACGGAAGCAGACTGACGCTGATGCCCACTGTTGAAGCCGGACTGATG TCGCAGTCGTGGCGGCCAGAGCAGTCGGTCCTGCAGGCGCTGGAGAGTCTCACAGATGCGCAG gTCAGTGACTTCCTGTCAGGACGGTCCCCGTTGACCCTTGCCCTGCGTGTGGGCGATCACATGATGTTTGTGCAGCTCCAGCTGGCAGCTCAGCAGTCTGTAGGGCAGCCGTCCGTCTCCAGGGGTCCTGCGGGCACCAACCACATCCACCAACCGGACGCACAACACTCCACGGGCCCCGCCCCTCCCTCACCACCCGTTAGCCACGCCCACTGTGGTCAAAGCCCCGCCCCGGCCCCGCCCCGATTTCAG gctGAAGGCAGCACTCAGAGCCCCAGACAGCGATGCAAACCAGGCGCCGTCATCGAGAGCCTCGTCAACCACGCGCCTGGAGTTTTCTCAGGGACCTTCTCAG GTACTTTACACCCAAACTGTCAGGACGGCAGCGGGCGTCCTCGCCGTGACATCACCACCATCCTCCAGATCCTCAACGACCTCTTGAGCGCCACGCGACATTACCAGGGAACCCCTCCGACCCTGGCGCACCTGCGCTGCCAGACGCCCTGCCCTCCGGCTGCGCCCTGTTCACCTCCACCCTCACCTACCTCAGACGGGCAGCAGCACAGACACCTGCGCAGGCCCTCCG gcgAGCGTCTGCGGCAGACGGAGAACAAGGCCACGCGCTGTAAAGTGGAGCAGCTGCGGCTCTTACTGCGACAGCGGCGGCTCCGACGGAAGGCCAGGAGGGACACGCGCGGCCCGTATCACTGGCTGACCGAACGCAAGGCCGCGCGCAGCCACAGCAACAGCAGCCTGTCCAGCGACGGATCCCTGGACCTGGACTTTGAGGAGCCGGTCTGGAAACCCGACGTGTCGTCGGACATGAACACAGAGTTTGTTGTGGCTTGA
- the LOC127496192 gene encoding voltage-dependent calcium channel beta subunit-associated regulatory protein isoform X2, with translation MSDESPLQTRLTTENYVLLLVMLCVFAGGTLIVLSVLLVFCHRCCRGERRYSRASDDLEKTNTTYVEESQPTQDITIRLESGESMSTSSCHGDTDVDHFLSASCTGRRVSFNEAAIYEQSAKDQEKGRRYTLTEGDFHHLKKARLTHLHIQPPALKILTIMECDSPENSVTVTEQPSQHPSLSIFQPTEGPMPEAPGLWSSQSPSCALPGDTLNFTLNTSAEHTGKPARSQTIEVMSRSLLMDRDSTSCPAQGTMLHFLSKLRRHASLEGAGPFFSVKKWRLDTIQRAASLDMRVSPRRRAFQRQRAASETLDQGEENLQGGVGDFLLRKPPTQAQMEPPRRLSAGSLDTTAGAPPALSRLEVEAVMELKYNTDAVMKDTTTAFPSSQGPLDGEEDGQEMMAGASGGGGEEFGPASHQESLEQPSLYRDIWSLRASLEQYASSDLSSNDRDSTRSDADSVCSAGASRAGVPNYQSQDIDDDMDGDGELPYDDVVRDAGQRRNGRDSVDSERGSDGETNNRKLLQMDSGYASIEAPCKAPEEFRLFGSSSTKTASERRRFFTNSGRKGTVCESFEARLFKEELEDEASESSVSLEAEASQEPQPATKPRPRFRRRDYSIDEKTEALFNEFLRHDPQFDQQGSPSLRHRHRSRIHLRKQWQRSKQYSDPGTARYSPSLERQRCYPLRRGDSANYPLDTRYHSTLPRIASAADEEGSEGAAGTESPEPETAGPEQEGAGPPSAAESSGPDLEENANNSSNNTSRHFFSSQSQDNCARDCDILENFGTTAHPADSHKHSQMEVVDLGGSMTTFSSHLHSHTDTLMPDPTDLDQDSDYMRHTYSDISPSDKLASMLDDRLYSNLRTQRGSQECVVTVSRTSPDLEE, from the exons ATGAGTGATGAGTCTCCATTACAGACCCGTCTCACCACT GAGAACTACGTCCTGCTGCTGGTgatgctgtgtgtgtttgccgGCGGGACGCTGATCGTTCTGTCCGTCCTGCTGGTCTTCTGTCACCGCTGCTGTCGAGGAGAACGACGCTACTCCAG AGCCAGTGATGACCTGGAAAAAACCAACACTACATACGTCGAGGAGAGTCAGCCGACACAAG ACATCACCATCAGACTCGAGAGCGGCGAGTCGATGTCCACTTCCAGTTGTCATGGCGATACGGACGTGGATCATTTCCTGTCTGCGTCGTGCACCGGACGACGGGTCTCTTTCAACGAAGCTGCCATCTATGAGCAGAGCGCCAAAGACCAGGAGAAAGGTCGAAG gtacACGCTCACAGAAGGAGACTTCCATCACCTGAAGAAAGCTCGTCTGACACACCTGCACATCCAGCCGCCGGCGCTGAAGATCCTCACCATCATGGAGTGTGATTCACCGGAGAACAGCGTCACGGTCACCGAACAGCCCTCACAACACCCGTCCCTCTCCATATTCCAG cccaCTGAGGGCCCCATGCCAGAGGCTCCAGGATTGTGGAGCAGTCAAAGCCCCAGCTGTGCTCTGCCCGGAGACACACTCAACTTCACCCTGAACACCAGCGCCGAACACACCGGCAAACCTGCCCGATCACAAACC ATTGAGGTGATGAGCAGAAGCCTGCTGATGGACAGAGATTCCACTTCCTGTCCAGCTCAGGGCACCATGCTCCACTTCCTCTCTAAGCTCAGACGCCACGCAAGCCTGGAGGGAGCGGGTCCGTTCTTCAGCGTCAAGAAATGGAGACTCGACACCATCCAGAGAGCAGCGAGTCTTGACATGAGAG TTTCTCCACGGAGACGTGCATTTCAGAGGCAGCGGGCGGCCAGTGAGACACTGGATCAGGGAGAAGAAAACTTACAGGGTGGAGTCGGTGACTTTCTGTTGCGAAAACCTCCCACTCAGGCACAGATGGAACCGCCTAGACGCCTCTCGGCTGGTTCTTTGGACACCACTGCAGGAGCTCCTCCTGCCCTCAGCAG GTTAGAGGTAGAGGCTGTAATGGAGCTCAAATACAACACAGATGCAGTGATGAAAGACACAACTACAGCTTTCCCCTCATCCCAGGGACCTCTGGATGGTGAAGAGGATGGACAGGAGATGATGGCAGGAGCATCAGGAGGCGGTGGTGAAGAGTTTGGTCCGGCGAGTCATCAGGAGAGTCTAGAGCAGCCCAGCCTGTACCGTGACATCTGGAGCTTGAGAGCGTCACTGGAGCAGTACGCCTCGTCCGACCTGAGCAGCAACGACAGAGACTCCACTCGCAGCGATGCGGACAGCGTTTGCTCGGCAGGAGCATCAAGAGCGGGCGTCCCCAACTACCAGTCGCAAGACATCGATGACGACATGGACGGGGATGGTGAGCTGCCGTATGACGATGTGGTCAGGGATGCCGGGCAGAGGAGAAACGGACGAGACAGTGTAGACTCTGAGAGAGGCAGCGACGGAGAGACAAACAACCGGAAGCTTCTGCAAATGGACAGCGGCTACGCCTCTATCGAGGCTCCTTGCAAGGCTCCAGAGGAATTCAGACTGTTTGGAAGTAGCTCCACAAAGACTGCTTCTGAACGCCGCCGCTTTTTCACCAATTCTGGCCGTAAAGGCACGGTTTGCGAGAGTTTTGAGGCACGGCTGTTTAAAGAGGAGCTGGAAGATGAGGCGTCGGAGAGCAGTGTAAGTTTGGAGGCAGAGGCTTCCCAAGAACCACAACCTGCGACCAAACCCAGACCGCGCTTCCGCCGCCGAGACTACAGCATCGATGAGAAGACGGAGGCGCTGTTCAACGAATTCCTACGCCATGATCCCCAGTTCGACCAGCAGGGTTCACCCTCATTGCGTCACCGCCACCGTTCCCGTATCCATCTCCGGAAGCAGTGGCAGCGCAGCAAACAGTACAGCGACCCTGGTACCGCTAGATACTCACCATCCCTAGAGCGACAGCGCTGCTACCCACTACGCCGAGGTGACAGCGCCAACTACCCCTTGGACACACGCTACCATAGTACCTTGCCTCGCATCGCTAGCGCAGCGGATGAGGAGGGCAGCGAGGGAGCCGCAGGTACAGAATCACCCGAGCCGGAAACAGCCGGTCCGGAGCAGGAGGGTGCTGGTCCGCCCTCGGCTGCAGAAAGTTCTGGACCAGACTTGGAggaaaatgcaaacaacagcagcaacaacacaAGCCGACATTTCTTTTCATCGCAATCGCAGGACAACTGTGCCAGGGATTGTGATATACTGGAGAACTTTGGGACAACTGCTCATCCCGCCgattcacataaacattcacaGATGGAGGTTGTGGACCTCGGTGGGTCGATGACCACATTTAGCTCTCATTTGcattcacacacagacacactcatgCCAGACCCTACTGATCTGGATCAGGATTCAGACTATATGCGTCACACCTATTCTGACATAAGTCCGTCAGACAAACTGGCGTCCATGCTGGACGATCGGCTCTACTCTAACCTGAGGACTCAAAGAGGAAGTCAAGAGTGTGTCGTGACCGTAAGCCGCACCTCGCCAGATCTAGAAGAATAA
- the LOC127496192 gene encoding voltage-dependent calcium channel beta subunit-associated regulatory protein isoform X1: MSDESPLQTRLTTDVPLVSGSQENYVLLLVMLCVFAGGTLIVLSVLLVFCHRCCRGERRYSRASDDLEKTNTTYVEESQPTQDITIRLESGESMSTSSCHGDTDVDHFLSASCTGRRVSFNEAAIYEQSAKDQEKGRRYTLTEGDFHHLKKARLTHLHIQPPALKILTIMECDSPENSVTVTEQPSQHPSLSIFQPTEGPMPEAPGLWSSQSPSCALPGDTLNFTLNTSAEHTGKPARSQTIEVMSRSLLMDRDSTSCPAQGTMLHFLSKLRRHASLEGAGPFFSVKKWRLDTIQRAASLDMRVSPRRRAFQRQRAASETLDQGEENLQGGVGDFLLRKPPTQAQMEPPRRLSAGSLDTTAGAPPALSRLEVEAVMELKYNTDAVMKDTTTAFPSSQGPLDGEEDGQEMMAGASGGGGEEFGPASHQESLEQPSLYRDIWSLRASLEQYASSDLSSNDRDSTRSDADSVCSAGASRAGVPNYQSQDIDDDMDGDGELPYDDVVRDAGQRRNGRDSVDSERGSDGETNNRKLLQMDSGYASIEAPCKAPEEFRLFGSSSTKTASERRRFFTNSGRKGTVCESFEARLFKEELEDEASESSVSLEAEASQEPQPATKPRPRFRRRDYSIDEKTEALFNEFLRHDPQFDQQGSPSLRHRHRSRIHLRKQWQRSKQYSDPGTARYSPSLERQRCYPLRRGDSANYPLDTRYHSTLPRIASAADEEGSEGAAGTESPEPETAGPEQEGAGPPSAAESSGPDLEENANNSSNNTSRHFFSSQSQDNCARDCDILENFGTTAHPADSHKHSQMEVVDLGGSMTTFSSHLHSHTDTLMPDPTDLDQDSDYMRHTYSDISPSDKLASMLDDRLYSNLRTQRGSQECVVTVSRTSPDLEE, encoded by the exons ATGAGTGATGAGTCTCCATTACAGACCCGTCTCACCACT GACGTGCCTCTGGTGTCGGGTTCTCAGGAGAACTACGTCCTGCTGCTGGTgatgctgtgtgtgtttgccgGCGGGACGCTGATCGTTCTGTCCGTCCTGCTGGTCTTCTGTCACCGCTGCTGTCGAGGAGAACGACGCTACTCCAG AGCCAGTGATGACCTGGAAAAAACCAACACTACATACGTCGAGGAGAGTCAGCCGACACAAG ACATCACCATCAGACTCGAGAGCGGCGAGTCGATGTCCACTTCCAGTTGTCATGGCGATACGGACGTGGATCATTTCCTGTCTGCGTCGTGCACCGGACGACGGGTCTCTTTCAACGAAGCTGCCATCTATGAGCAGAGCGCCAAAGACCAGGAGAAAGGTCGAAG gtacACGCTCACAGAAGGAGACTTCCATCACCTGAAGAAAGCTCGTCTGACACACCTGCACATCCAGCCGCCGGCGCTGAAGATCCTCACCATCATGGAGTGTGATTCACCGGAGAACAGCGTCACGGTCACCGAACAGCCCTCACAACACCCGTCCCTCTCCATATTCCAG cccaCTGAGGGCCCCATGCCAGAGGCTCCAGGATTGTGGAGCAGTCAAAGCCCCAGCTGTGCTCTGCCCGGAGACACACTCAACTTCACCCTGAACACCAGCGCCGAACACACCGGCAAACCTGCCCGATCACAAACC ATTGAGGTGATGAGCAGAAGCCTGCTGATGGACAGAGATTCCACTTCCTGTCCAGCTCAGGGCACCATGCTCCACTTCCTCTCTAAGCTCAGACGCCACGCAAGCCTGGAGGGAGCGGGTCCGTTCTTCAGCGTCAAGAAATGGAGACTCGACACCATCCAGAGAGCAGCGAGTCTTGACATGAGAG TTTCTCCACGGAGACGTGCATTTCAGAGGCAGCGGGCGGCCAGTGAGACACTGGATCAGGGAGAAGAAAACTTACAGGGTGGAGTCGGTGACTTTCTGTTGCGAAAACCTCCCACTCAGGCACAGATGGAACCGCCTAGACGCCTCTCGGCTGGTTCTTTGGACACCACTGCAGGAGCTCCTCCTGCCCTCAGCAG GTTAGAGGTAGAGGCTGTAATGGAGCTCAAATACAACACAGATGCAGTGATGAAAGACACAACTACAGCTTTCCCCTCATCCCAGGGACCTCTGGATGGTGAAGAGGATGGACAGGAGATGATGGCAGGAGCATCAGGAGGCGGTGGTGAAGAGTTTGGTCCGGCGAGTCATCAGGAGAGTCTAGAGCAGCCCAGCCTGTACCGTGACATCTGGAGCTTGAGAGCGTCACTGGAGCAGTACGCCTCGTCCGACCTGAGCAGCAACGACAGAGACTCCACTCGCAGCGATGCGGACAGCGTTTGCTCGGCAGGAGCATCAAGAGCGGGCGTCCCCAACTACCAGTCGCAAGACATCGATGACGACATGGACGGGGATGGTGAGCTGCCGTATGACGATGTGGTCAGGGATGCCGGGCAGAGGAGAAACGGACGAGACAGTGTAGACTCTGAGAGAGGCAGCGACGGAGAGACAAACAACCGGAAGCTTCTGCAAATGGACAGCGGCTACGCCTCTATCGAGGCTCCTTGCAAGGCTCCAGAGGAATTCAGACTGTTTGGAAGTAGCTCCACAAAGACTGCTTCTGAACGCCGCCGCTTTTTCACCAATTCTGGCCGTAAAGGCACGGTTTGCGAGAGTTTTGAGGCACGGCTGTTTAAAGAGGAGCTGGAAGATGAGGCGTCGGAGAGCAGTGTAAGTTTGGAGGCAGAGGCTTCCCAAGAACCACAACCTGCGACCAAACCCAGACCGCGCTTCCGCCGCCGAGACTACAGCATCGATGAGAAGACGGAGGCGCTGTTCAACGAATTCCTACGCCATGATCCCCAGTTCGACCAGCAGGGTTCACCCTCATTGCGTCACCGCCACCGTTCCCGTATCCATCTCCGGAAGCAGTGGCAGCGCAGCAAACAGTACAGCGACCCTGGTACCGCTAGATACTCACCATCCCTAGAGCGACAGCGCTGCTACCCACTACGCCGAGGTGACAGCGCCAACTACCCCTTGGACACACGCTACCATAGTACCTTGCCTCGCATCGCTAGCGCAGCGGATGAGGAGGGCAGCGAGGGAGCCGCAGGTACAGAATCACCCGAGCCGGAAACAGCCGGTCCGGAGCAGGAGGGTGCTGGTCCGCCCTCGGCTGCAGAAAGTTCTGGACCAGACTTGGAggaaaatgcaaacaacagcagcaacaacacaAGCCGACATTTCTTTTCATCGCAATCGCAGGACAACTGTGCCAGGGATTGTGATATACTGGAGAACTTTGGGACAACTGCTCATCCCGCCgattcacataaacattcacaGATGGAGGTTGTGGACCTCGGTGGGTCGATGACCACATTTAGCTCTCATTTGcattcacacacagacacactcatgCCAGACCCTACTGATCTGGATCAGGATTCAGACTATATGCGTCACACCTATTCTGACATAAGTCCGTCAGACAAACTGGCGTCCATGCTGGACGATCGGCTCTACTCTAACCTGAGGACTCAAAGAGGAAGTCAAGAGTGTGTCGTGACCGTAAGCCGCACCTCGCCAGATCTAGAAGAATAA
- the LOC127496192 gene encoding voltage-dependent calcium channel beta subunit-associated regulatory protein isoform X3: MSLHYRPVSPLASDDLEKTNTTYVEESQPTQDITIRLESGESMSTSSCHGDTDVDHFLSASCTGRRVSFNEAAIYEQSAKDQEKGRRYTLTEGDFHHLKKARLTHLHIQPPALKILTIMECDSPENSVTVTEQPSQHPSLSIFQPTEGPMPEAPGLWSSQSPSCALPGDTLNFTLNTSAEHTGKPARSQTIEVMSRSLLMDRDSTSCPAQGTMLHFLSKLRRHASLEGAGPFFSVKKWRLDTIQRAASLDMRVSPRRRAFQRQRAASETLDQGEENLQGGVGDFLLRKPPTQAQMEPPRRLSAGSLDTTAGAPPALSRLEVEAVMELKYNTDAVMKDTTTAFPSSQGPLDGEEDGQEMMAGASGGGGEEFGPASHQESLEQPSLYRDIWSLRASLEQYASSDLSSNDRDSTRSDADSVCSAGASRAGVPNYQSQDIDDDMDGDGELPYDDVVRDAGQRRNGRDSVDSERGSDGETNNRKLLQMDSGYASIEAPCKAPEEFRLFGSSSTKTASERRRFFTNSGRKGTVCESFEARLFKEELEDEASESSVSLEAEASQEPQPATKPRPRFRRRDYSIDEKTEALFNEFLRHDPQFDQQGSPSLRHRHRSRIHLRKQWQRSKQYSDPGTARYSPSLERQRCYPLRRGDSANYPLDTRYHSTLPRIASAADEEGSEGAAGTESPEPETAGPEQEGAGPPSAAESSGPDLEENANNSSNNTSRHFFSSQSQDNCARDCDILENFGTTAHPADSHKHSQMEVVDLGGSMTTFSSHLHSHTDTLMPDPTDLDQDSDYMRHTYSDISPSDKLASMLDDRLYSNLRTQRGSQECVVTVSRTSPDLEE, from the exons ATGAGTCTCCATTACAGACCCGTCTCACCACT AGCCAGTGATGACCTGGAAAAAACCAACACTACATACGTCGAGGAGAGTCAGCCGACACAAG ACATCACCATCAGACTCGAGAGCGGCGAGTCGATGTCCACTTCCAGTTGTCATGGCGATACGGACGTGGATCATTTCCTGTCTGCGTCGTGCACCGGACGACGGGTCTCTTTCAACGAAGCTGCCATCTATGAGCAGAGCGCCAAAGACCAGGAGAAAGGTCGAAG gtacACGCTCACAGAAGGAGACTTCCATCACCTGAAGAAAGCTCGTCTGACACACCTGCACATCCAGCCGCCGGCGCTGAAGATCCTCACCATCATGGAGTGTGATTCACCGGAGAACAGCGTCACGGTCACCGAACAGCCCTCACAACACCCGTCCCTCTCCATATTCCAG cccaCTGAGGGCCCCATGCCAGAGGCTCCAGGATTGTGGAGCAGTCAAAGCCCCAGCTGTGCTCTGCCCGGAGACACACTCAACTTCACCCTGAACACCAGCGCCGAACACACCGGCAAACCTGCCCGATCACAAACC ATTGAGGTGATGAGCAGAAGCCTGCTGATGGACAGAGATTCCACTTCCTGTCCAGCTCAGGGCACCATGCTCCACTTCCTCTCTAAGCTCAGACGCCACGCAAGCCTGGAGGGAGCGGGTCCGTTCTTCAGCGTCAAGAAATGGAGACTCGACACCATCCAGAGAGCAGCGAGTCTTGACATGAGAG TTTCTCCACGGAGACGTGCATTTCAGAGGCAGCGGGCGGCCAGTGAGACACTGGATCAGGGAGAAGAAAACTTACAGGGTGGAGTCGGTGACTTTCTGTTGCGAAAACCTCCCACTCAGGCACAGATGGAACCGCCTAGACGCCTCTCGGCTGGTTCTTTGGACACCACTGCAGGAGCTCCTCCTGCCCTCAGCAG GTTAGAGGTAGAGGCTGTAATGGAGCTCAAATACAACACAGATGCAGTGATGAAAGACACAACTACAGCTTTCCCCTCATCCCAGGGACCTCTGGATGGTGAAGAGGATGGACAGGAGATGATGGCAGGAGCATCAGGAGGCGGTGGTGAAGAGTTTGGTCCGGCGAGTCATCAGGAGAGTCTAGAGCAGCCCAGCCTGTACCGTGACATCTGGAGCTTGAGAGCGTCACTGGAGCAGTACGCCTCGTCCGACCTGAGCAGCAACGACAGAGACTCCACTCGCAGCGATGCGGACAGCGTTTGCTCGGCAGGAGCATCAAGAGCGGGCGTCCCCAACTACCAGTCGCAAGACATCGATGACGACATGGACGGGGATGGTGAGCTGCCGTATGACGATGTGGTCAGGGATGCCGGGCAGAGGAGAAACGGACGAGACAGTGTAGACTCTGAGAGAGGCAGCGACGGAGAGACAAACAACCGGAAGCTTCTGCAAATGGACAGCGGCTACGCCTCTATCGAGGCTCCTTGCAAGGCTCCAGAGGAATTCAGACTGTTTGGAAGTAGCTCCACAAAGACTGCTTCTGAACGCCGCCGCTTTTTCACCAATTCTGGCCGTAAAGGCACGGTTTGCGAGAGTTTTGAGGCACGGCTGTTTAAAGAGGAGCTGGAAGATGAGGCGTCGGAGAGCAGTGTAAGTTTGGAGGCAGAGGCTTCCCAAGAACCACAACCTGCGACCAAACCCAGACCGCGCTTCCGCCGCCGAGACTACAGCATCGATGAGAAGACGGAGGCGCTGTTCAACGAATTCCTACGCCATGATCCCCAGTTCGACCAGCAGGGTTCACCCTCATTGCGTCACCGCCACCGTTCCCGTATCCATCTCCGGAAGCAGTGGCAGCGCAGCAAACAGTACAGCGACCCTGGTACCGCTAGATACTCACCATCCCTAGAGCGACAGCGCTGCTACCCACTACGCCGAGGTGACAGCGCCAACTACCCCTTGGACACACGCTACCATAGTACCTTGCCTCGCATCGCTAGCGCAGCGGATGAGGAGGGCAGCGAGGGAGCCGCAGGTACAGAATCACCCGAGCCGGAAACAGCCGGTCCGGAGCAGGAGGGTGCTGGTCCGCCCTCGGCTGCAGAAAGTTCTGGACCAGACTTGGAggaaaatgcaaacaacagcagcaacaacacaAGCCGACATTTCTTTTCATCGCAATCGCAGGACAACTGTGCCAGGGATTGTGATATACTGGAGAACTTTGGGACAACTGCTCATCCCGCCgattcacataaacattcacaGATGGAGGTTGTGGACCTCGGTGGGTCGATGACCACATTTAGCTCTCATTTGcattcacacacagacacactcatgCCAGACCCTACTGATCTGGATCAGGATTCAGACTATATGCGTCACACCTATTCTGACATAAGTCCGTCAGACAAACTGGCGTCCATGCTGGACGATCGGCTCTACTCTAACCTGAGGACTCAAAGAGGAAGTCAAGAGTGTGTCGTGACCGTAAGCCGCACCTCGCCAGATCTAGAAGAATAA